One stretch of Ipomoea triloba cultivar NCNSP0323 chromosome 8, ASM357664v1 DNA includes these proteins:
- the LOC116026814 gene encoding stem-specific protein TSJT1-like produces the protein MLAIFQKELVNPPKELSSPASLGSSMKVVPPQKAINNFLSTNPRNGFSLGFGDKAFLAYSSAQPSSNLVEQRLFCGVNDMYCIFLGSLHNLCSLNRQYGLSKGANEAMLVTQAYRTLRDRGPYPAHQVLKDLEGSFGFVIYDHNAGKVFAALGANESVKLYWGIAEDGSIMISDNVALIKASCANSFAPFPNGCMYHSERGLMSFEHPMKQMKAMPRVDSEGAMCGAYFKVDHYSNVVNTIMPRVGSEANWTL, from the exons atgttggCAATTTTCCAGAAAGAGTTAGTGAATCCACCAAAGGAGCTGAGCAGCCCAGCCTCATTGGGGTCATCTATGAAGGTTGTCCCACCTCAAAAGGCTATCAACAATTTCTTATCCACGAATCCCAGAAATGGGTTTTCTCTAGGATTTGGTGATAAGGCATTTCTGGCATATTCCTCTGCTCAGCCTTCTTCAAACCTCGTAGAGCAGAGGTTGTTTTGTGGGGTGAATGACATGTACTGCATCTTCTTAGGGAGCCTGCACAATCTGTGTTCACTCAACAGGCAATATGGGTTATCAAAGGGGGCCAATGAGGCCATGCTTGTGACCCAAGCATATCGGACCCTCCGAGATAGAGGCCCCTACCCTGCCCATCAAGTCCTCAAGGATCTGGAAGGCAGCTTTGGGTTTGTGATCTATGATCACAACGCTGGAAAAGTTTTTGCAGCTCTT GGTGCTAATGAATCAGTGAAGCTCTACTGGGGCATTGCAGAGGATGGATCTATCATGATCTCTGACAATGTGGCACTCATCAAAGCAAGTTGCGCCAATTCATTCGCCCCATTCCCTAATG GTTGCATGTATCACAGTGAAAGAGGGTTGATGAGCTTTGAGCATCCAATGAAGCAGATGAAGGCAATGCCAAGAGTTGACAGTGAAGGAGCAATGTGTGGAGCTTACTTCAAGGTTGATCATTACTCCAACGTAGTTAACACAATAATGCCAAGGGTTGGAAGTGAAGCTAACTGGACTCTTTGA
- the LOC116026808 gene encoding LOW QUALITY PROTEIN: uncharacterized protein LOC116026808 (The sequence of the model RefSeq protein was modified relative to this genomic sequence to represent the inferred CDS: substituted 2 bases at 2 genomic stop codons) — MRNSAGSVVFLCLGLIAAFSLGLSSAQNCGCAARGLCCSKFGYCGTGNDYCGEGCREGPCYGSSANCGCAARGLCCSRYGYCGTGNDYCGEGCREGPCYSSPGGGGGGSGSGSGSVSNIVSDSFFNGIANQAGPSCEGKGFYTRNSFLEAAKSYPKFGTTGSTDDIKREIAAFFAHITHETGHLCYIREINGASRNYCDPNNRQYPCAPGKMYYGRGPIQLSWNYNYGAAGQSIGFDGLNNPDIVATNPIISFKTALWFWMNNCHSCLLSGQGFGCTIRAINGPLECNGANPDTVTKRVNYYTKYCQQLGVNPGNNLRCXIYTXILHSATCQWLAGLSSAQSCGCGVDTCCSQWGYCGTGDTYCGAGCQQGPCYGWPVSSIVSDSFFNGIANQSDPSCEGKGFYTRTSFLQATNSYTEFGTVGTAIVARQEIAAFFAHFTHETGHMCYINEINGTSRNYCDTTTTQWPCTPGKNYYGRGPLQLSWNFNYGPAGLSIGFDGLNNPDIVATDSVTSFKAALWFWMNNCHSLITSGQGFGATIQAINGLLECNGANPAAVNARVQYYKDYCQQFGVNPGNNLTC; from the exons ATGAGGAATTCTGCTGGTTCAGTAGTTTTTTTATGTTTGGGTCTTATTGCTGCATTCTCCCTAGGGTTGAGTTCAGCCCAAAACTGTGGATGTGCTGCCCGCGGGTTGTGTTGCAGCAAGTTTGGGTATTGCGGCACTGGAAACGACTACTGCGGCGAAGGATGCCGAGAAGGGCCGTGCTACGGCAGCTCCGCTAACTGTGGGTGTGCAGCCCGCGGGTTGTGTTGCAGCAGGTATGGGTATTGCGGTACTGGAAACGACTACTGCGGCGAAGGGTGTAGAGAAGGGCCGTGCTACTCCTCCCCTGGAGGCGGCGGAGGCGGAAGCGGAAGCGGAAGCGGGTCGGTGTCTAACATCGTGTCAGATTCGTTTTTCAACGGAATTGCCAATCAAGCGGGTCCGAGCTGCGAAGGAAAGGGGTTTTACACGCGAAACTCATTTCTTGAAGCCGCCAAGTCCTACCCCAAGTTCGGAACCACTGGGAGCACCGATGACATTAAGCGGGAAATAGCTGCGTTTTTCGCCCACATAACTCATGAAACTGGAC ATTTGTGCTACATAAGGGAGATCAACGGTGCATCCAGAAACTACTGTGACCCCAACAACAGACAGTACCCCTGTGCACCCGGAAAGATGTACTACGGTCGTGGACCTATCCAACTATCCTGGAATTACAATTACGGTGCCGCCGGTCAAAGCATCGGTTTCGATGGCCTAAACAACCCAGATATTGTTGCAACCAACCCTATTATTTCCTTCAAGACCGCCCTATGGTTTTGGATGAACAATTGTCATTCTTGCCTCCTGTCGGGTCAGGGTTTCGGCTGCACCATTCGAGCTATTAACGGCCCGCTTGAGTGCAATGGCGCTAATCCTGACACGGTTACCAAGAGGGTTAATTATTACACCAAGTATTGCCAGCAGCTTGGTGTTAATCCTGGGAATAATCTCAGATGCTAGATATATACTTAAATATTACACTCTGCCACCTGCCAAT GGCTAGCAGGGTTGAGCTCAGCCCAAAGCTGTGGGTGTGGTGTGGATACTTGTTGTAGCCAGTGGGGGTATTGCGGCACTGGGGATACCTACTGCGGTGCAGGGTGCCAGCAAGGGCCGTGCTACGGCTGGCCGGTGTCCAGCATCGTGTCCGATTCCTTTTTCAATGGAATTGCCAATCAGTCGGATCCCAGCTGCGAAGGGAAGGGCTTCTACACAAGAACCTCGTTTCTTCAGGCCACTAACTCATACACCGAGTTTGGGACAGTTGGGACAGCCATCGTTGCTAGGCAGGAAATTGCAGCATTTTTTGCCCACTTTACTCATGAAACTGGAC ATATGTGTTACATAAACGAGATCAACGGTACGTCCAGAAACTATTGTGACACGACCACGACACAGTGGCCCTGCACTCCCGGAAAGAACTACTACGGTCGTGGACCACTCCAATTGTCGTGGAATTTCAACTACGGACCAGCTGGCCTAAGCATTGGCTTCGACGGTCTGAACAACCCAGACATCGTTGCCACAGACTCGGTTACTTCCTTCAAGGCCGCCCTGTGGTTTTGGATGAACAACTGCCATTCTCTCATCACCTCCGGTCAAGGTTTTGGAGCCACCATTCAAGCAATCAACGGCCTACTTGAGTGCAATGGGGCTAATCCTGCGGCTGTTAACGCCAGGGTTCAGTATTACAAAGACTACTGTCAGCAATTTGGTGTTAATCCCGGTAATAACCTCACATGCTAA